The Thermosynechococcus sp. HN-54 DNA segment CGCCAGAGGAAGCATTAGTCCCTATTTGCCCTCGTAAAAATTATTAACCTTTCCCCTAGGGTTGGGTTGAAGCCCATCCGCTAAAATGATGGCAGCTTTGGGAGGGACTGCTCTCTCCGTGAATGCACTTTGACCTATCTGCATTTGAGGACAACACTCCATGCGTCGATTGTTAGCCCTACTCCTTGTCTTGACCCTGTGGCTAGGTTTTACCCCTCTAGCCTCCGCTGATGTGGCAGGACTCGTCCCCTGTAAAGATTCTCCTGCCTTTCAAAAACGCGCTGCCGCTGCTGTGAATACCACTGCTGATCCCGCCTCCGGTCAAAAACGGTTTGAGCGCTACAGCCAAGCTCTCTGTGGCCAAGATGGTCTGCCCCACCTCGTTGTGGATGGTCGCCTCAGCCGTGCCGGTGATTTTCTCATTCCCAGTGTGCTCTTCCTGTACATTGCCGGCTGGATTGGCTGGGTGGGTCGCGCCTACTTGATTGCCGTGCGCAATAGCGGTGAAGCCAACGAAAAAGAAATCATTATTGATGTGCCCCTTGCCATCAAATGCATGCTCACGGGGTTTGCTTGGCCATTGGCTGCCCTCAAAGAGCTGGCAGCGGGTGAACTCACCGCCAAAGATAACGAAATTACCGTTTCTCCGCGCTAGCTTCACTGTTTGTTGTATTGTCATAAGGACGACGTACCATGAAACACTTTTTGACCTATCTTTCCACCGCGCCCGTGCTGGCCGCCATTTGGATGACGATTACCGCTGGGATTTTGATTGAGTTTAATCGCTTCTATCCCGACTTGCTCTTCCATCCCCTCTAAGGGAGTGGGGGAGCCTCTCAACTGTTGAACAAACTCGGTACAAGGGTGGAACAGCGTTCTGCCCTTTTTTTGTCGCAATTGCTCCCCAGAGGCTATAGAATAGATATTTGTCCTAAAATAGCAGCCGTAGCCACCAGCGCTGACGCTTGCTGTTAACCCATCCAGTTCAATGAAAGAGGATCCCCATGGCAAAGCGGGTGCAAGTTGTCTTGAATGAAACCGTCAATAAACTCGGGCGAATGGGTCAAGTCGTCGAAGTCGCCCCCGGCTATGCCCGTAATTACCTATTTCCAAGAGGGATTGCCGAGCCAGCAACCCCCAGTGCCCTGCGGCGCGTAGAGCGGCTCCAAGAAAGAGAACGGCAGCGGCTCGCCGAACTTAAGGTCGTTGCTGAAAAACAGAAAGCCACCCTCGAAAAGCTGGCCACCATTACCATCTCGATGCCCGCGGGTGAAAAAGATATGCTTTTTGGGAGCGTCACTCCCCAAGATGTGGCCGATGCCATTCAAGCCATTACGGGTGAAACCATTGATCGTCGGGCAATGACGCTGCCCGAAATT contains these protein-coding regions:
- a CDS encoding Photosystem I reaction center subunit III — encoded protein: MRRLLALLLVLTLWLGFTPLASADVAGLVPCKDSPAFQKRAAAAVNTTADPASGQKRFERYSQALCGQDGLPHLVVDGRLSRAGDFLIPSVLFLYIAGWIGWVGRAYLIAVRNSGEANEKEIIIDVPLAIKCMLTGFAWPLAALKELAAGELTAKDNEITVSPR
- the psaJ gene encoding photosystem I reaction center subunit IX, which encodes MKHFLTYLSTAPVLAAIWMTITAGILIEFNRFYPDLLFHPL
- the rplI gene encoding 50S ribosomal protein L9, whose translation is MAKRVQVVLNETVNKLGRMGQVVEVAPGYARNYLFPRGIAEPATPSALRRVERLQERERQRLAELKVVAEKQKATLEKLATITISMPAGEKDMLFGSVTPQDVADAIQAITGETIDRRAMTLPEIRKLGTYTAEIKLHPEVSVKLNIQVVAD